The Gallus gallus isolate bGalGal1 chromosome 3, bGalGal1.mat.broiler.GRCg7b, whole genome shotgun sequence genome window below encodes:
- the KCNK16 gene encoding potassium channel subfamily K member 16, translating to MPFLTAPNWQISWTPLLVLGYLFYLLLGAMVFQLLEKQAETHSRDQFHLEKLKFLQNYRCLDRQALEQFIQVLMEAWEKGVNPERNSTNPSNWDFSNSFFFAGTVVTTIGYGNRSPSTVAGQVFCVFYALFGVPLNLAFLNQLGKGLNAHLITLERWVQKPGHDQVVQRLAVAVFLTAGTLLFLVFPPLVFCYVEGWSYGEGFYFTFITLSTIGFGDYVVGANPNKHYIPLYRSLTAIWIVFGLAWLALVFNVGADLMEKFLQLKWHKPDLSLSEGAPTKLEDEPEQPRIHIPT from the exons atgcccttCCTCACAGCACCCAACTGGCAGATCAGCTGGACTCCACTGCTGGTGCTAGGGTATCTCTTTTACCTCCTCCTGGGTGCTATGGTGttccagctgctggagaagcaggCAGAAACCCACTCTCGGGACCAGTTCCACTTGGAGAAGCTCAAGTTCCTGCAGAACTACAGATGCTTGGACAGGCAAGCCCTGGAGCAGTTCATACAG GTCCTCATGGAAGCATGGGAAAAAGGGGTCAACCCAGAACGAAACTCTACGAATCCCAGCAACTGGGACTTCagcaattctttcttttttgcaggaACTGTTGTCACTACTATAG gCTATGGTAACCGGTCCCCCAGCACAGTGGCAGGACAagtcttctgtgtgttttatgCCTTATTCGGAGTGCCACTCAACTTGGCCTTCCTTAACCAGTTGGGTAAAGGCCTCAATGCTCATCTGATTACTCTAGAAAGATGGGTGCAAAAGCCAGGCCATGACCAG GTGGTTCAGAGACTGGCAGTGGCTGTCTTCCTGACTGCAGGGACCTTGCTTTTTCTAGTGTTCCCACCACTGGTTTTCTGTTATGTAGAGGGCTGGAGCTATGGAGAAGGCTTTTACTTCACCTTCATCACCCTGAGCACCATTGGCTTTGGGGACTATGTAGTAG GTGCAAACCCCAACAAGCACTATATCCCACTCTACAGAAGCCTAACTGCAATTTGGATTGTTTTTGGCTTGGCCTGGCTGGCCTTGGTCTTCAACGTTGGAGCTGATTTGATGGAAAAATTCCTTCAGCTCAAATGGCACAAGCCTGACTTAAGCTTGTCAGAAGGAGCCCCAACCAAACTGGAAGATGAACCCGAGCAGCCCAGGATTCACATACCTACCTGA